The proteins below are encoded in one region of Mycobacterium shinjukuense:
- the fabG gene encoding 3-oxoacyl-ACP reductase FabG, translated as MVQVLLGGQTAVITGGAQGLGLAIAERFVAEGARVLLGDVNVEAGQAAAQRLGGDDVAVAVRCDVTRVDQVEALIHTALKRFGGLDIMVNNAGITRDATMRTMTEEQFDEVIDVHLKGTWNGTRLAAAVMRENKRGAIVNMSSVSGKVGMVGQTNYSAAKAGIVGMTKAAAKELAHLGVRVNAIAPGLIRSAMTEAMPQRIWEQKLAEVPMGRAGEPSEVASVALFLASDMSSYLTGTVIDVTGGRFI; from the coding sequence GTGGTCCAGGTGTTGTTGGGCGGTCAAACCGCGGTGATAACGGGTGGAGCGCAAGGGCTGGGCTTGGCAATCGCGGAGCGATTCGTCGCCGAGGGTGCCCGCGTCCTGCTCGGTGATGTCAACGTCGAGGCGGGCCAGGCCGCGGCCCAACGATTGGGCGGCGACGACGTCGCGGTGGCAGTGCGCTGCGACGTGACCAGAGTGGATCAGGTCGAGGCGCTGATCCATACCGCATTGAAGCGTTTCGGCGGCCTGGACATCATGGTCAACAACGCCGGAATCACCCGCGATGCGACGATGCGCACGATGACCGAAGAGCAGTTCGACGAGGTCATCGACGTGCATCTGAAGGGGACGTGGAACGGAACCCGCCTGGCCGCAGCGGTGATGCGGGAGAACAAGCGGGGCGCGATCGTGAACATGTCTTCGGTATCGGGCAAGGTCGGCATGGTAGGCCAGACCAACTACTCGGCGGCCAAGGCCGGAATCGTGGGGATGACCAAGGCGGCCGCCAAAGAGCTGGCCCACCTTGGTGTTCGGGTCAACGCGATCGCCCCTGGGCTGATTCGGTCGGCGATGACCGAAGCCATGCCGCAACGCATTTGGGAGCAGAAGCTGGCCGAGGTGCCCATGGGCAGGGCCGGTGAGCCCAGCGAAGTCGCAAGCGTGGCTTTGTTTCTGGCCTCCGACATGTCCTCGTACCTGACCGGCACCGTCATCGACGTCACCGGTGGCCGGTTCATCTGA
- a CDS encoding LLM class F420-dependent oxidoreductase — MGSAARLKIDGGIPNQLARAAEGARALEQQGYDGGWTAETSHDPFMPLLLAAEHTSRIDLGTNIAVAFARNPMIVANLGWDLQAHSKGRFILGLGTQIQPHIEKRFSMPWSHPVARMREFVAALNAIWSAWRDGSKLRFEGEFYTHKIMTPMFTPEPQPYPAPKVFLAAVGETMTEMCGEVADGHLGHPMVSQRYLTEVTMPALLRGMARRGRDRADFEVSCEVMVATGENDAELEAAIAATREQIAFYGSTPAYRKVLELHGWGDLHSELHRLSKQGEWDAMGSLVDDEMLAAFAVVGPVDQVGAALARRCAGMADRVLPIFLKASQDCKGAALREFRR, encoded by the coding sequence GTGGGTAGCGCCGCCCGCCTCAAGATCGACGGGGGCATTCCGAATCAACTCGCGCGTGCCGCCGAGGGCGCCAGGGCCCTGGAACAACAGGGGTACGACGGCGGCTGGACCGCTGAAACCAGTCATGACCCGTTCATGCCGCTGCTGCTGGCCGCCGAGCACACGTCGCGCATCGACCTCGGCACCAACATCGCCGTGGCGTTCGCGCGCAATCCGATGATCGTCGCCAACCTGGGCTGGGATCTGCAGGCCCACTCGAAGGGCCGGTTCATCCTTGGCTTGGGCACCCAGATCCAGCCCCATATCGAGAAGCGGTTCAGCATGCCCTGGAGTCACCCGGTGGCTCGCATGCGCGAATTCGTCGCCGCGCTGAATGCGATCTGGTCGGCCTGGCGAGACGGCAGCAAGCTGCGTTTCGAGGGCGAGTTCTACACCCACAAGATCATGACCCCGATGTTCACGCCCGAGCCGCAACCCTATCCCGCGCCGAAGGTCTTTCTGGCCGCCGTCGGTGAAACGATGACCGAGATGTGCGGCGAGGTCGCCGACGGCCACCTCGGTCACCCGATGGTCTCCCAGCGGTACCTCACCGAGGTGACCATGCCGGCGCTGCTGCGCGGCATGGCGCGGCGCGGGCGTGATCGCGCCGATTTCGAGGTGTCCTGCGAGGTGATGGTGGCCACCGGTGAGAATGACGCCGAGCTGGAAGCCGCCATCGCCGCCACCCGCGAGCAGATCGCGTTCTACGGCTCCACCCCGGCATACCGCAAGGTGCTTGAACTGCATGGCTGGGGCGATCTCCACAGCGAATTGCACCGCCTGTCCAAACAAGGCGAGTGGGACGCCATGGGATCGCTCGTCGACGACGAGATGCTCGCCGCGTTCGCGGTGGTCGGCCCGGTCGATCAGGTCGGCGCCGCGCTAGCGCGTCGCTGTGCGGGCATGGCGGATCGCGTGCTGCCGATCTTCTTGAAAGCCTCGCAGGACTGCAAGGGCGCTGCGCTGAGGGAGTTTCGCCGATGA
- a CDS encoding SpoIIE family protein phosphatase — MAAEMDWDKTVGTAEDVRRIFENIPAKLVGLQGPEHRFVAVNAAFRAFSPVTNTVGKTAREVYPELESQRIYQMFDRVYQTGEPQSGTEWRLQADYDGSGVEERFFDFVVTPRHRADGSIEGVQLVFDDVTDRVRARLAAEARMQELSERYRHVRDSATVMQQALLAPSVPIVPGADIAAEYLVAAQDTAAGGDWFDALALGDRLVLIVGDVVGHGVEAAAVMSQLRTALRMQISAGHTIVDALEAVDRFHEQVPGSKSATMCVGSLEFTTGEFQYCTAGHPPPLLVTADASSRYLEPSGAGPLGSGAGFPVRTELLDVGDAVLLYTDGLIERPGRPLEASTAEFADLAASIAAGAGGFVLDAPARPIDRLCSETLELLLRSTGYNDDVTLLAAQRRTPPPPLHVTADATIHAGRTVRARLRDWLSEIGADSTDVSDVVHAMSEFVENAVEHGYTTEVSDGIVVEAELGGDGNLRASVVDRGTWKDYREGDQGRGRGLAMAEALVSESHVTHDAGGTTATLTHRLSRPARFVTDTAVSRATYHRSVDTEFVCLVADTGRIVVRGDVDSNAAPTLDRQIAVESRSGVASVTIDLSAVTHLGSAGVSALAAARDRARKQGGDCVLVAPPGSPAHHVLSLVQMPVFSGDIENVFVED, encoded by the coding sequence ATGGCGGCCGAAATGGACTGGGACAAAACGGTCGGCACTGCTGAAGACGTGCGACGGATCTTCGAGAACATCCCCGCCAAGCTGGTTGGCCTGCAAGGCCCCGAGCATCGCTTCGTCGCGGTCAACGCGGCCTTTCGCGCCTTCAGTCCGGTGACCAACACCGTGGGCAAGACCGCTCGCGAGGTATATCCCGAACTGGAAAGTCAACGGATCTACCAGATGTTCGATCGGGTATACCAAACCGGCGAGCCGCAATCCGGGACCGAGTGGCGGCTGCAAGCCGACTATGACGGTTCCGGAGTCGAGGAACGATTCTTCGACTTCGTGGTTACCCCCCGACACCGAGCGGACGGATCGATCGAGGGAGTTCAACTCGTCTTCGACGACGTCACCGATCGGGTGCGGGCACGGCTGGCCGCCGAGGCGCGCATGCAGGAACTCTCCGAGCGGTACCGCCACGTCCGGGATTCGGCCACCGTGATGCAGCAGGCCTTACTGGCCCCGTCGGTGCCTATCGTTCCCGGCGCCGATATCGCCGCGGAATACCTCGTCGCCGCGCAGGACACCGCGGCCGGCGGCGACTGGTTCGACGCGCTGGCCCTCGGCGACCGGCTCGTGCTGATCGTCGGTGACGTCGTCGGCCATGGTGTCGAGGCCGCGGCGGTCATGTCGCAATTGCGCACCGCGCTGCGGATGCAGATCTCGGCCGGGCACACGATCGTCGACGCGCTCGAGGCGGTGGATCGCTTCCACGAACAGGTGCCCGGATCAAAATCGGCCACCATGTGTGTCGGCTCGCTCGAATTCACCACGGGCGAATTCCAGTACTGCACCGCCGGGCATCCGCCACCGCTGCTGGTGACGGCCGACGCCAGCTCGCGGTATCTGGAACCATCCGGCGCGGGTCCGCTGGGCAGCGGGGCCGGGTTTCCTGTGCGCACCGAGCTGCTCGACGTGGGCGACGCGGTCTTGCTGTACACCGACGGCCTGATCGAGCGCCCGGGCCGGCCGTTGGAAGCCAGCACCGCGGAATTCGCCGACCTGGCGGCCAGCATCGCGGCCGGCGCTGGCGGCTTTGTCCTCGATGCCCCGGCCCGGCCCATCGACCGGCTGTGCTCGGAAACGCTCGAATTGCTGCTGCGATCCACCGGCTACAACGACGACGTCACCCTGCTTGCGGCACAACGCCGGACGCCGCCACCGCCGCTGCACGTGACGGCGGATGCGACGATCCATGCCGGGCGCACAGTTCGGGCGCGCCTGCGTGACTGGCTTTCGGAGATTGGCGCCGATTCCACCGATGTCTCCGATGTCGTGCACGCGATGTCCGAATTCGTGGAGAACGCGGTCGAACACGGTTACACCACAGAGGTTTCCGATGGCATCGTGGTCGAGGCGGAGCTGGGCGGCGACGGCAACCTGCGGGCATCGGTGGTTGACCGGGGCACGTGGAAGGATTACCGCGAGGGCGACCAAGGCCGGGGTCGCGGGCTGGCGATGGCCGAGGCCCTGGTCTCCGAGTCACACGTCACCCATGACGCCGGCGGGACGACCGCCACACTCACCCACCGCCTGTCGCGACCCGCCCGGTTTGTCACCGACACCGCGGTCAGCCGGGCGACATACCACCGCAGCGTCGACACCGAATTCGTCTGTCTAGTCGCCGACACCGGCCGCATCGTCGTCCGCGGCGACGTCGACTCGAACGCCGCGCCCACCCTGGATCGCCAGATCGCCGTCGAAAGCCGTTCCGGCGTAGCGTCTGTGACGATCGACCTGAGCGCCGTCACTCACCTGGGATCGGCGGGCGTCAGCGCACTGGCCGCCGCCCGCGACCGGGCACGCAAGCAGGGCGGGGACTGCGTGCTGGTGGCGCCGCCCGGCAGCCCGGCGCACCACGTGTTGTCCCTGGTCCAGATGCCGGTGTTCAGCGGCGATATCGAGAATGTCTTCGTCGAAGACTAA
- a CDS encoding anti-sigma factor antagonist (This anti-anti-sigma factor, or anti-sigma factor antagonist, belongs to a family that includes characterized members SpoIIAA, RsbV, RsfA, and RsfB.), translated as MLSTRLTAELGEPRSTLRAITQRNGSAVVIRAGGELDASNVRTWHHLVTEAAAVATAPGPFVVDLTAVDFIGCCAFAVLAEEAQRCRRRGIELRLVSLEPGLTRIVDACGLGGQLPVYPTTECALSAA; from the coding sequence ATGTTGAGCACCCGGCTGACGGCCGAGCTGGGTGAACCACGCAGCACGCTTCGGGCCATCACCCAGCGCAACGGCTCGGCGGTGGTCATCCGCGCCGGCGGTGAGCTCGACGCATCCAACGTGCGCACCTGGCACCATCTGGTGACCGAGGCGGCCGCGGTCGCCACCGCTCCGGGCCCCTTCGTCGTCGACTTGACCGCCGTTGATTTCATCGGCTGCTGCGCGTTCGCCGTCCTCGCCGAGGAAGCGCAGCGATGCCGCCGGCGCGGCATCGAACTGCGCCTGGTGAGCCTCGAGCCTGGCCTCACCCGCATCGTCGACGCGTGTGGGCTGGGCGGCCAACTACCCGTCTACCCGACCACGGAGTGCGCGCTCTCGGCGGCGTAG
- a CDS encoding zeta toxin family protein: MFRAAGADYYNPDEAARRLIAANPRLDQTLANAAAWRQGKRLLERAIDEGLDFAFETTLGGSTMTRLISEAASDGIEVRIWYVGLASLEAHIERVRRRVDSGGHDIPEADIRRRWRHSRLNLVRLLPVLTELRVYDNSHDADPIEGKAPRPGLVLHVVRGEVVGPRDLSSTPGWAKPIVAAALELHG; this comes from the coding sequence ATGTTCCGCGCGGCCGGCGCCGACTACTACAACCCCGACGAGGCCGCGCGGAGATTGATCGCGGCGAATCCGAGGCTGGATCAGACCTTGGCGAACGCGGCGGCGTGGCGTCAGGGCAAGCGGCTGCTGGAACGGGCGATCGACGAAGGCCTGGACTTCGCGTTCGAAACCACGCTCGGCGGAAGCACCATGACCCGGCTGATTTCCGAGGCGGCATCAGACGGCATCGAGGTGCGGATCTGGTATGTCGGCTTGGCCAGCCTGGAAGCCCACATCGAACGCGTGCGGCGCCGGGTCGACTCGGGTGGCCATGACATTCCCGAAGCCGACATCCGGCGTCGGTGGCGGCACAGCAGATTGAATTTGGTGCGGCTGCTGCCGGTGCTGACCGAGCTGCGCGTGTACGACAACTCGCACGACGCCGACCCGATCGAAGGCAAGGCGCCGCGGCCCGGGCTGGTGCTGCATGTTGTCCGGGGAGAGGTCGTGGGTCCGCGGGATCTATCGTCGACGCCCGGGTGGGCCAAGCCGATCGTCGCCGCGGCGCTTGAGCTCCACGGTTGA
- a CDS encoding type II toxin-antitoxin system prevent-host-death family antitoxin, whose translation MPTLTYRNRDGELVDVPTVAATRVKNQFGAVLEQATADGAVAITKHNTPKAVLLSYAEFQALTRAATPALDELTEEFDRLLEQLQTPKSKAAMASAFDASPQRLGLAAVRAARANRRR comes from the coding sequence GTGCCCACGCTGACCTACCGCAACCGGGATGGGGAGCTCGTTGACGTGCCGACCGTGGCCGCCACGCGCGTCAAGAACCAGTTCGGCGCGGTCCTCGAACAGGCCACCGCCGACGGCGCCGTCGCCATCACCAAGCACAACACGCCGAAGGCGGTGCTGTTGTCCTACGCCGAGTTCCAAGCGCTCACCCGCGCGGCTACCCCCGCGCTGGACGAGTTGACCGAGGAGTTCGACCGGCTGCTGGAACAGCTGCAGACGCCAAAGTCCAAGGCCGCGATGGCCTCCGCCTTCGACGCCAGCCCACAACGGCTGGGACTGGCCGCGGTGAGGGCGGCCCGCGCGAACCGGCGGCGCTGA
- a CDS encoding HNH endonuclease signature motif containing protein: MSLTASPGATAVSPAQRLEVLFEELAELAGQRNAIDGRIVEIVAELDRDELWGATGARSVAALVAWKMGSSSGNAHTIAAVARRLREFPRCAQGMREGRLSLDQVGVIAARAGEGSDEHYAELAGVATVSQLRTALKLEPRPEPAPDSRPQPQPSITKSTDEEFSCWRIKLPHLDAAKFDAALRSHLDALIAEWRHDHDNRDRPSDQRPPLPGNVEAFMRLVEAGWDAEVARRPHGQHTTVVMHLDVQERAAALHLGPLLSESERRYLMCDATYEVWFERDGEVIGSGRATRQINRRLRRALEHRHPTCAVPGCGATRGLHAHHIRHWEDGGATELANLVLVCPYHHRLHHRGIITITGPAPNLTITDSVGRPLSAGSLARPPKKPPPAVAPCPGPTGERADWWWYEPFQPQPPPTNN, from the coding sequence ATGTCCTTGACCGCATCGCCCGGTGCTACGGCAGTGAGCCCTGCCCAGCGCCTGGAGGTGTTGTTCGAGGAGTTGGCGGAGTTGGCCGGTCAGCGCAACGCGATTGATGGGCGCATCGTGGAGATCGTGGCCGAGCTGGATCGCGACGAGCTGTGGGGTGCTACGGGGGCGCGGTCGGTGGCGGCGTTGGTGGCTTGGAAGATGGGCTCGTCGTCGGGGAACGCTCACACGATCGCCGCCGTGGCGCGTCGGCTGCGGGAGTTTCCGCGCTGCGCCCAGGGCATGCGGGAGGGCCGGTTGTCGCTGGATCAGGTCGGCGTCATCGCGGCGCGGGCGGGCGAGGGATCCGATGAGCATTATGCGGAGCTGGCCGGGGTCGCCACGGTCAGCCAGCTGCGCACCGCGCTCAAGCTGGAACCGCGACCCGAACCCGCACCCGATTCTCGGCCGCAACCGCAGCCCTCGATCACCAAGAGCACCGATGAGGAGTTCAGTTGCTGGCGGATCAAACTTCCCCACCTGGACGCGGCGAAGTTCGACGCGGCACTGCGGTCTCATCTTGATGCGCTGATCGCCGAGTGGCGCCACGATCACGACAATCGCGACCGCCCGTCAGATCAACGGCCCCCGTTGCCGGGCAATGTCGAGGCGTTTATGCGCCTGGTCGAGGCGGGGTGGGACGCCGAGGTGGCCCGCCGGCCGCACGGCCAGCACACCACCGTGGTGATGCATCTGGACGTGCAGGAGCGCGCCGCTGCGCTGCACCTGGGTCCGCTGCTATCGGAGTCTGAACGCCGGTACCTGATGTGTGATGCCACCTATGAGGTCTGGTTCGAACGTGACGGTGAGGTCATCGGCTCCGGCCGAGCGACCCGCCAGATCAACCGCCGGCTTCGCCGTGCGCTAGAGCACCGCCACCCCACGTGCGCGGTTCCAGGCTGCGGCGCCACCCGGGGCCTGCACGCCCATCACATCCGGCACTGGGAAGACGGTGGGGCCACCGAGCTGGCCAACCTGGTGCTGGTCTGCCCCTATCACCACCGGCTGCACCATCGAGGCATCATCACCATCACCGGACCCGCACCCAACCTCACCATCACCGACAGCGTGGGCCGGCCACTGAGCGCAGGATCGCTAGCCCGCCCACCGAAGAAACCCCCGCCCGCCGTAGCGCCCTGCCCCGGACCCACCGGCGAGCGCGCCGACTGGTGGTGGTATGAACCATTCCAGCCGCAACCACCCCCGACAAACAACTAG
- a CDS encoding IS30 family transposase, whose translation MAGKLEKGGSPEQISSWLRRTYPQRPGWHVTHETIYRGLYNAEKSGLARTLTNKLRTARPMRKRRRRPDTREVRYVIPAKPIDQRPPIVELRQRIGDGEGDTIVGRHTRSAIGTIVERRSRLVRLVHLPAGHTGEAFAAAATHLLTSIPDAARLTLTWDQGAQMARHDLLAELFAEGIYFAPPASPWLRTAARNQRERQRSAPPVFPQGQRPVRAWPRRGAPRRATAQHPPAEDPRLAHPGRGLRIRTGTMKFVLCCDDRANPRLNPSAAPGSVFGCR comes from the coding sequence GTGGCCGGCAAGCTCGAGAAGGGCGGGAGCCCGGAGCAGATCAGCTCCTGGCTGCGCAGGACCTACCCGCAACGGCCGGGCTGGCATGTCACCCACGAGACGATCTACCGTGGCCTCTACAACGCCGAAAAGTCCGGCCTGGCACGAACATTGACAAACAAGCTACGCACTGCGCGGCCGATGCGGAAACGCCGCCGCCGCCCCGACACCCGCGAGGTGCGGTACGTGATCCCTGCCAAGCCGATCGACCAGCGACCACCGATTGTCGAGTTGCGGCAGCGTATCGGCGACGGGGAAGGCGACACGATCGTCGGCCGCCACACCCGCTCGGCGATCGGCACCATCGTGGAACGCCGCAGCCGACTCGTGCGCCTGGTACACCTCCCGGCCGGGCATACCGGCGAGGCGTTCGCCGCCGCGGCCACTCACCTGCTCACCTCGATCCCGGACGCTGCACGGCTGACGCTCACCTGGGACCAGGGCGCGCAGATGGCGCGCCACGATCTGCTGGCCGAGTTGTTCGCCGAGGGGATTTACTTCGCCCCGCCGGCGTCGCCGTGGCTGCGCACGGCTGCGCGGAACCAACGAGAACGCCAACGGTCTGCTCCGCCAGTGTTTCCCCAAGGGCAGCGACCCGTCCGTGCATGGCCCCGACGAGGTGCGCCGCGTCGAGCAACTGCTCAACACCCGCCCGCGGAAGATCCTCGGCTGGCGCACCCCGGCCGAGGTCTTCGAATCCGAACTGGCACCATGAAATTCGTCCTGTGTTGCGACGACCGCGCGAATCCGCGGTTGAACCCGAGTGCCGCGCCGGGGTCAGTTTTCGGGTGCCGTTGA
- a CDS encoding ribbon-helix-helix domain-containing protein — translation MRRTTVKISDALDARLRHEARRRNLTISEITREALEAYLGQSTGRRRLQAAGAGSGGRTDISERIEEILAGEVGR, via the coding sequence ATGCGCCGCACCACGGTCAAGATCTCCGACGCTCTCGATGCGCGTCTGCGGCATGAGGCCCGGCGCCGGAATCTGACCATTTCGGAGATCACCCGGGAAGCTCTCGAGGCTTATCTCGGTCAATCCACTGGGCGCCGTCGCCTTCAGGCCGCGGGCGCTGGCAGCGGTGGCCGTACCGACATCTCCGAGCGCATCGAGGAGATCCTTGCCGGCGAGGTCGGGCGATAG
- a CDS encoding MMPL/RND family transporter, with product MSNHQPSRLSWPGTIRRLSVPIVLFWVGLAAITNGAVPQLEEVGKAHNVAQSPKDAPSLQAMKRMGQVFHEFDSDSVAMIVLEGEKPLGADAHRFYDALIQRLAQDTKHVEHVQDFWGDPLTAAGAQSNDGKAAYVQVYLAGNQGEARSIESVNAVRDIVSHLPAPPGIKAYVTGAAPLMTDQFEVGSKGTAKVTALTVLVIAIMLLFVYRSFVTMILVLLTVMVELAAARGVVAFLGNSGIIGLSTYSTNLLTLLVIAAGTDYAIFFLGRYHEGRLAAQDRATSFDNMYHGTAHVVLGSGLTVAGAVYCLSFTRLPYFQSLGIPAAIGILIALVAALTLAPAVLAVGSHFGLCEPKRKMRTRGWRRIGTAIVRWPGPILAVTCAVAIVGLAALPGYKTSYDARHYMPGTAPANVGYAAAERHFSQARLNPELLMIETDHDMRNPADMLILDRVAKGVFHLRGIALVQAMTRPLGTPIDHSTIPFQISMQSVGQTQNLKFQQDRAHDLLKQAEEIRKTIHILRQQYALQQELAAATHDQAQSFHDTLVLMNDLRDKIANFDDFFRPIRSYFYWEKHCYDIPICFALRSIYDATDGIDQLSEQFQNLTASLDKLDATQPQLVALITAQIASQEANLELVLSNYATNSGITAQQQALTDNATAMGQAFDAAKNDDSFYLPPEAFNNPDFKRGLKMFLSPDGKAARMIISHEGDPATPEGISHVDAIKVAAHEAVKGTPLAGANIYLAGTAATFKDIQDGAKYDLMIAAIAALSLILLIMMIITRSLVAALVIVGTVALSLGASFGLSVLVWQDILGIQLYWIVLALAVILLLAVGSDYNLLLISRFKEEVGAGLNTGIIRAMAGSGSVVTSAGLVFAATMSSFVFSDLRVLGQIGTTIGLGLLFDTLIVRSFMTPSIAALLGRWFWWPQSVRPRPASRMLRPYGPRRVVRQLLLRESERAG from the coding sequence ATGAGCAACCATCAGCCCTCGCGACTTTCCTGGCCGGGGACCATCCGCCGGCTTTCGGTGCCGATCGTGCTGTTCTGGGTGGGCCTTGCGGCCATCACGAATGGTGCGGTCCCGCAGTTGGAAGAGGTCGGGAAGGCGCACAACGTGGCGCAGAGCCCCAAGGATGCGCCGTCGCTGCAGGCGATGAAACGCATGGGCCAGGTCTTCCACGAGTTCGATTCCGACAGTGTGGCGATGATCGTGCTGGAAGGCGAGAAGCCCCTGGGCGCCGATGCCCACCGGTTTTACGACGCACTGATCCAGCGGCTCGCGCAGGACACCAAGCATGTCGAGCACGTACAGGACTTCTGGGGGGATCCGCTGACGGCGGCGGGCGCACAAAGCAACGACGGCAAAGCCGCGTATGTTCAGGTGTATCTCGCCGGTAATCAAGGCGAGGCCCGATCGATCGAGTCCGTCAACGCTGTCCGCGACATCGTGTCACATCTGCCCGCACCGCCCGGTATCAAGGCCTATGTCACCGGCGCGGCGCCGCTGATGACCGATCAGTTCGAGGTGGGCAGCAAAGGTACGGCGAAGGTCACCGCGCTCACGGTCCTGGTGATCGCGATCATGCTGTTGTTCGTCTACCGCTCGTTCGTCACGATGATCTTGGTGCTGCTCACGGTCATGGTTGAATTGGCCGCGGCGCGTGGGGTCGTCGCCTTTCTCGGAAACTCCGGGATCATCGGACTGTCGACGTACTCGACCAATCTGCTGACATTGCTGGTCATCGCCGCTGGCACGGATTACGCGATATTTTTCCTGGGCCGTTATCACGAGGGGCGATTGGCCGCCCAGGATCGGGCCACCTCGTTTGACAACATGTATCACGGGACCGCGCACGTCGTGCTGGGCTCGGGGCTGACCGTGGCCGGCGCGGTGTATTGCCTGAGCTTCACCCGACTACCTTATTTCCAAAGCCTGGGCATTCCCGCCGCCATAGGAATCCTCATCGCGCTGGTCGCCGCGCTGACCCTGGCCCCGGCCGTGCTCGCCGTGGGCAGCCATTTCGGCCTTTGCGAACCGAAGCGCAAGATGAGGACCCGGGGATGGCGGCGGATCGGTACGGCGATCGTCCGCTGGCCCGGGCCCATTCTTGCGGTGACCTGCGCGGTGGCCATTGTCGGTCTGGCCGCCCTGCCCGGATACAAGACGAGCTACGACGCGCGGCACTACATGCCCGGCACCGCGCCGGCCAACGTTGGATACGCCGCAGCCGAGCGGCATTTCTCCCAGGCCCGGCTCAATCCCGAGCTGCTGATGATCGAGACCGATCACGACATGCGCAACCCGGCCGACATGCTGATCTTGGACCGGGTGGCCAAAGGTGTCTTCCACCTTCGGGGTATCGCCCTGGTGCAAGCCATGACCAGACCCTTGGGAACCCCGATCGACCACAGCACAATACCGTTCCAGATCAGCATGCAAAGCGTCGGCCAGACCCAAAACCTGAAATTCCAGCAAGACCGTGCGCACGACTTGCTGAAGCAGGCCGAGGAGATCAGGAAAACGATTCACATCTTGCGGCAGCAGTACGCCCTTCAGCAGGAGCTCGCCGCCGCCACGCACGACCAGGCCCAAAGCTTTCACGACACGTTGGTTTTGATGAACGATCTGCGGGACAAGATCGCGAACTTCGACGACTTCTTCAGGCCGATTCGCAGTTATTTCTATTGGGAGAAGCACTGCTACGACATCCCGATCTGCTTTGCGCTCAGGTCCATCTATGACGCCACCGACGGCATCGACCAGCTCAGCGAACAGTTCCAGAACCTGACGGCATCGCTGGACAAACTGGATGCGACCCAGCCGCAACTGGTGGCGCTGATAACGGCTCAGATCGCCAGCCAGGAGGCCAATCTGGAATTGGTGTTGTCCAACTATGCCACCAACTCCGGGATCACCGCCCAGCAGCAGGCATTGACCGACAACGCGACCGCCATGGGTCAGGCCTTTGATGCCGCCAAGAACGACGATTCGTTTTATCTGCCGCCGGAGGCTTTCAACAACCCCGACTTCAAGCGGGGCCTGAAAATGTTTCTCTCGCCGGACGGCAAGGCCGCTCGCATGATCATCTCCCATGAAGGCGATCCGGCGACGCCCGAAGGCATCTCGCATGTGGACGCCATCAAGGTCGCGGCACATGAGGCGGTGAAGGGCACCCCGCTGGCGGGCGCCAACATCTATCTCGCCGGCACCGCCGCGACGTTCAAGGACATTCAGGACGGCGCAAAGTACGACCTGATGATCGCGGCGATCGCCGCGCTGAGCCTGATCTTGCTGATCATGATGATCATCACGCGAAGTCTGGTCGCCGCACTCGTCATCGTGGGCACGGTGGCGCTGTCGTTGGGCGCCTCCTTTGGGCTCTCCGTGCTGGTCTGGCAGGACATTCTGGGTATCCAGCTGTATTGGATCGTGCTGGCGCTGGCCGTCATCCTGCTGCTGGCGGTGGGATCGGACTACAACCTGCTGCTGATCTCGCGGTTCAAGGAGGAAGTCGGCGCCGGATTAAACACCGGGATCATCCGCGCGATGGCCGGCTCCGGCTCCGTGGTGACCTCGGCCGGCCTGGTGTTCGCCGCCACCATGTCCTCCTTTGTGTTCAGCGATTTGCGTGTTCTGGGTCAGATCGGCACCACCATCGGCCTGGGTCTGCTGTTTGACACGCTGATCGTGCGCTCGTTCATGACGCCGTCCATCGCCGCGCTGCTGGGACGGTGGTTCTGGTGGCCGCAATCGGTGCGGCCCCGCCCCGCCAGCAGGATGCTGCGGCCCTACGGTCCACGCCGAGTGGTTCGTCAACTGCTGCTCAGGGAATCGGAGCGCGCTGGGTGA